The following is a genomic window from Sciurus carolinensis chromosome 3, mSciCar1.2, whole genome shotgun sequence.
CAGAAGTACAGCTCCCCGGCTGCCATGCTGCTGGATCTTTGGGGTCTAGGGTGCCATCACCCCTGCTCCCATTGGTGGCAATGCCAAAGGTCTACCTGCGGGCCCGAGCAGCCACTTGAGAAGAGAGGGCTGTCATTATTGGCCAGAAGGCTGCTCCTGTGATCATGCAGTGTCCAGAAGGGCTGCCTGTCAGGGAATACAGACATGGTGAGAGAAGAAAGGTGGAACCATGTTGCCCTGGTAACACCTTGACACTGCTGCCTCCCCCTGGCTGAGAAGCAGCTTTCCCTAGCACTGCTCCATCACTCCCTCTGGCCTGAACACACCCCGCCCCCAACCCCTGCACCTGGGTCCACTGCTTCAGGTTTCTGCCCTGTCACTTGCTCAACCCTGTActtgcttgctttgttttctggGTTAGTGAGAAGTTGGGCCTCTAGTAGGGCCACTCTGGCTGAAGAATACGCTGAAATGCTCACCTAAACCCTAACTACACggggaaagggaagaagtttCCCACCTGGACCAGTTTCACAAGAAGAGGGGAACTGGTGAACCCGGGCAGGAGCCTGGCTGTAGTACCCAGACTCATGGACCCACCAAAAGGGCCTGTCTCCAAACAGAAACCTATAAGAGAAAAGACGCAAGATGACTGACAGGCACACACTGTCAGGGGGATGGAAGGGGACAGAAAAGATTGTAGAAGCACCTGAAGACGGTGGAGGGCCTGAGGGATGGAGTCAGAAAGGGACTCTGATTCTGGCTATTATTTTGCCATGGTTTTCTACCTTGGCACATGAAAAgcacactgtttttaaaaagtgatatggAGCCAGGGgaggtggtacacatctgtaataccagatactcgggaggctgaggcaggaggattacaagttcaaagccagcattggcaacttagctagactctgtctcaaaacagaaaattacctaaaaaaaaaaaaaaaaaagtgataatggAGGCAAGAGATTGTGGTGAGTGTGTGTATGTTCCAAGATACTCAGATATACTCAGATATTCTACTCTTATCCCTCCCACTGCAGAATCAGCTCTTTTCTTCTCACCCAGAGAGTCTAAGACTTGATCTTTTTCCTCCCTGTGTCTCCTGCTATACCCTCTCTATGTCCAATTTCAGCCTGAATTATCTATACCATAATTATTTAGGTGAGCTTCTCATATCTGAAAATGGGAATAAGGAATATAGAAAGATGCCTGAGGACAATTAAGGAGgacaaaatttcaaaatcctcTGATCTAGTAAGTGCTCGGCTGGGCTCTGGAGAACCACACACAGAAGAGGCTGCTGTGGCCAGAAAGTGAAGGAAAGCAGAAGAGATGATGGCAGGAAGCAAACTGCTGGGAAGTGAGGTTCAGAAGGGACTTGCCTCTCCAAAAAACTAGGCCTCATACACACTAAGAGTTCAGGACATACTTAAAAGTGAATAGGGGTTTTCATTTGGGGGGCATTAGAGTGCCCACCAAAGctgagcacagtgacacacacctgcaatctcagttacttgtgaggttgaggcaggaggaccacaagtttaaggccagccatGGCAACGcggcaagacccagtctcaaaataaaatagaaagttctggggatgtagcttaatggtaaagcacttgcccaccAGTGCCTTGccacaacaccctgggttcaatccccagcacagggtgGCCAGGTGTTTGACCCTTGGGGGAACAGAAATAGGGAGGGAGGCTTTTACAGATTCTGGGGGAGGAGAAAGCTCAGAGCAGAGGGCAATTAAGCAAGGAGGAAATGATTCCACAACTGCTTTTCCGTCTACAGTGGGATGAAACCCCAGTGGAGAAGAGTGGAAAGGAAGGCTattccagttttgttttgcagtaaGTCACTCCATCCCATTCAACTGTCTCCTATAAATCTCCCTTTCTTCCCCAGGTTGGGGACTTGGCAACAGAGGCTGAGGTGAAGGGAGGTGAGGCTGCATGTCTACAGGCTCCCTTCTACacccaaaagagagaaaacaagtgtCACAAAGTGATAAACCCCAAGGGCTGCAGGGCCTCCGCCCACTTGCCTGGGATTCCTGGTTTCTAATTCTGTGTGCAGAGTCTACTAACGAATGAagggtaaagaaaagaaagtgttcCCCGGAAGGCAGTGGTTTTCTTACATCCAGTGCTTTTCAAACTTCACTGTGCAGGGAAATCACCTAGGGACTTGGtttaaatgcagattctgattgaGGAAGTCTGACCTGGGGCgtgaaattctgcatttctagtaAGCTTCCCAGTGCTGCCTATGCTGTTGGGCATGGACCAGGGCCACCACTTTAATTTGCAAGACATCTAGTGTGATGCCTGTCACAAAAGCATGCTTTTAAACAATTACGTCAAGCGAATGAATAGGTGAATGAAACAGTGAGTTGAGAAGTAGAATTTCTCTCTAACTTAAATCACTGTAGAGACTTGTAAAAATGCAGATTTCCAACCCCTTCTTTGGAGTTTCTAAATCAGAAGGTCTGAGGCGGAGATAGGGTATTTGCGTCTTAAACGCGCACCTTCCGTTATTTCTCTAATCAGGCCACTTTGAGGAACGCTGGTCTAATAGGTAGAATGGGTGGAGTCTGAGGTTTGAGTCCAAGATGCACAAAAATGCTCAAAGGGGAAAATCGGGGGTGGGATGGCCTTTGAGACACCTGCTGAGAGACCGGGGCCCTCGAGGGTGGGGGACCAGGATGACCGAGGGCTTCGCAGTCTCACCACTTGAAGACGAGGTTGAGCCACTCGGTGATGAGGCTGATCCAGAGCACCGCGATGCCCACACGGCGAGAAGCGTAGTAGGCCGCGGGGAAGTAGAACAGAAAGAGGATCTTGGGATCGCCCAGAAAGGTGACCCAGAGCCACACGTTCTCCAGCCAGGGCAGGCGGTTCTGCAGCGCCTCAGCCATCGCGATCCCCGCGCCCAGCGCGGACTCCATGGCGATCCCTGGCCCGGCCGGGCCGGGACTCGCTCTAAGGAGGAAGCCAAGGAGGCCTGGCGACAATGAAATGGCTACCGGCTGCCCTCCAAAGCCCACCcttcccagccccaggccccacccacTTCACCAGCGTTGGGAGGTaagccccgcccccgccccgcccccggcaGTCCCAGGCGTGCGCGAGTCCGGTCTTTTGCCGGTGCGGTTTTCCCGGTCGCTCTTCCCAGGCCTTCCTCCCTACTGGGCAGCGGAGGGGACAAACCTTTTCGAAGGCGTTTTCTTAGGGCCCCACGTGGCCACTGTTGCTGGCACGTGGGTAGCCAGCGGAGTAAAGGAACCGGCTGCTTTTCCGGGTCAGGGGACGGATTAGTCCGCAGCGAGCCGAGGGTCCTTGTTCTGGCAAAGAAGGTGAATGTGTAATCTCCAGGGCCAGGATTTCTTCTAGATGGGACCTCTCTTCTCCAATACCACTCTCGGCCCCGAAATCTGAGATCTCTTAGAGAGAAGACTAAGGACACCTCCTCTTACAGGAAGCTGAAGCGGGACCCTAAATTTCCACACACCCCTAATCGGTCCACACCTTCAAGACTTTCCCGCCCTAATTCATCTGGTATTGATTTGGAGGCCTCTTGATTTTCAGAGTCTTCTTCCCTAAAAGATGCGAATTCTCAGTTACACTTCCTCAGAATTCTAACCTTGCCTTGAACCCACCCCACCtcgccccttccttcctccagctATTCCCCCCTGCTGCACACCACCgcaaaattatgaataatttgGCCGAGTATGGTGGCGCACCCCTGTAATAGCTATCCGGGGggttgaggtaggaagattgtaCATTTGAGGCCAACCctggcaatttagcgagactgagctgggaatgcagctcagtggtagagcaccagtGCCCAGGGTGGGCGGTGGGGGGACCGAGGGCTTCGCAGTCTCACTACTTGAAGACGAGGCCCTGGAATAATTTGGAGGaacacacagaaaatagaaatcCCAGCTTTTAGTGGAGGTTTTAGGAGGCAGAGGTCGGGTGGGAGGAGACTGTTGAAGTGGCTCCTCAGTTTTCTTCCTACCTACAGCAACtttattctttagttttctaATGGGTGAATGAAAATGAGAATGTAAATCTGGGTTTCACtaaggggttggggagggaagCTGATTGTAAATCTCAGTTCACTTCCTAGCTAAATGTTTTTCAATTGCCTCAAAGAGAAAgcctaaatttcttttaaaaagtcttaaattttGCCCTGGCTGGGCGCGCggacctgtgatcccagtggctctgaggctgaggcaggaggattttaagttcaaagccagcctcagcacttcagtgagaccctgtctctaaataaaatacaaaaagggctggggatgtggatcagtggttaagcaccactgggtttagTCCttggtaccaaacaacaacaacaacaacaacaacaacaaaattttgcTGTGACTCTACCCTCAACCTTCAGCGGCTTACCCACACTTGCtttataatctatttttattttctttctttctttttggtaccagggattgaaaccgaCCCCTCCACTCTGTCCCCAGGGTGTGCTTaaccatgagctacatccccactttttttttttttttttttttttttttttgagacaggtctcactacgttgcttaggacctcttgaggctggctttgaacttgggatcctcctacctcagcctgcaGGGTTTCTGGGGTTActagtgtgcaccaccacaccctgttttgttttgttttctgagacagaatctcattatATGGcacaggctggtctcaaactcccaatctttctgcctcatcttgagtagttgggattaaCAGGCATGCACTGTTAGGCCTAGCTTTTctgtttgtgtggtgctggggattgaacctagggcctctttcatgtgaggcaagcactcactCACCACTAAGCATCCCCTCTTGGCACTTTAGACTCTTTTTGATCTATTTACATTTGTTGAAATCTCCAAGGTCTTTCTTCTTAAAGGTCCTAGCACATGTGAATCTTCCTTGCTAAAATATGGCCACCCTCTTTTGCTGCTAAACCCTAAGATCCCAGCTTCGATTATTTTACTCCCACTGGAAAACTTTTAGGGGGCCTGTAAGTCATACATGAAATCCTGCTCGGtttggtggctcacgcctgtaatccctggaAGGCtttccagttcaaagccagcctcagtaatttagtgaggccttaagcaacttaacaaataaataaaaatatataaataaaaatatataaaatatgtaaatcaaaaataaaacaaggtctgggtatgtggctcagtggttaagtgcccctaggttcaatccccggtacccgcTCCCCCCCACACAAGAAATCCTGCACATTAACATTTCTCTCCCCACCTGTGGTTTTTCTTTCCATGATAGTAGTACTGCAGTCAACCTATATGTGAAAATACTaagtgaaaaattccagaaataataagttttaaattacataCAGTTCTGAGTAGCGGCACGGAATATCCTATTATTCTGTTCCAGTCAGTCCAGGATATGAATGTTCCCTTTGTTTAGTGTATCTATGCTGTATATACTGCCTACCGCTTAGTTACTTAATAGATGTTTGGATTATTAGATCAACTATCACTACTCAGTGCTTGTGTTTAAGTGGCTGTCATTTTACCTAATAATGGTCCCAAAGCATAAGAGTAGTGATCCGGCAAACAGGGTATAGTGATAGATGCCTAAAATCCCAGTCATTCAGAAGGGTGAGGcatgaggatggcaagtttgaagtcagcttgggcaacatagtgagaccctgtttcaaaataaaataaaaaggtctgttggtgcagctcagtgatacagctggttcaatccccagaactggaaaaacaaaaaacaaaaacaaacaaacaaacaaaaaacacaaaaaataagataaaaaacaacaaatggaCCTGGCACTGTGACCCATGTCTGTAAGCCcaatgacttgggaagctgaggcaggaggatgacaagttcaaagtcagcctcagtaacttagggagaccttaaCAATTTATCAAGTacctgtctcaaaagaataattaaaaagggctgggaatgtggctcagaggttcagtgtccctgggttcagtccctggtaccaaaaaacaaacagccAGGTGCGTTGGTACATTTCTGTAATCCTAACAACTtgagtctgaggcaagagaatctcaagttcaaagccagcatcagcaacttagtgagaccctaagtaatttatcaagatcctgtttcaaaataaaaaataagaaaggctggggatgtggctcagtggataaatgcccctgggttcaatcctcagtaccaaaaaccccaaaataaaacaaagaatagtGCTGTCggcaatttggatatgccaaagGGAAGtgtttaaatgaaaactttaaatgaaaaggtaaaagtataaaatatcttGATAGAGAGCAATACcacatttttataacttttattaccatatattataattgttttatttttattagttattactACCAttatttagtactgggaattgaactcataggcgctttaccactgagcaaacatcccagtcctttttcttttttattttgagacatgtaacttgctaagttacttagggccttgctaaattgctgaggttggcctccaatttgtgatcatcctgctttagcctcctgagttgaacagattgtaggcatgcaccattgcacccagcacATTATTAACCTGttattgtgcctaatttatatattaaactttACCAtaggtatatgtatgtataggaagAAACAGCTTATATAGGGTTCAGTACTCTCCAGGGTTTCAGGAATCATGAGGGAAGACTACTGTAATAACAGTGTTATATAAAAGTGGATTGGTGTTGCAAAATGACTTGTTATAGGGACCAGAACAAGGATGAGACAtaaaatttctctgaaaatatgCAAGTATGAGGAgcagattttgtgtgtgtgcacatgcgtgggtgctggggattgaatccatagGTGCTCCACAgcagagctacatccctggccctctttattttttgaaatggaaGATCTCCCTAAGTTacagaggctgacctcaaacttggaatcctcctgccctCGCCTGTTGAGTAGCTTTAGGCACACCCAGCTAgaatttttattactctttaCAATGCTTGTTCAATACTCCCAACACCAGGAAGTTTTTTGCCTCTTACAGGGCAAGGAAACACTTATGAACTTTGTTCAGGTTCTGTATTGCCAGTGCTGGCCTTTTGCCTCCCTCTCCACTAGAGAAAGGTCAACTGTTTCTCATACATGAGGTTCCAATATTTCTATATTGTGGGATGGATGGGTTAGGGATGGCGACTGGTCTTGATGGGCTTGAATATGCATCTGCATAGTACCTTATATAAGGTTAATAAAATAGTTATCTTATTGTACCAGGTAGACATTAATGGGGGGGACCCAAAAGACTGTCACTAATACCACTCCTTGTTTCTGCTTTTTGCCTGGCTTTCTGAGGGATAGGGCAAAGAGGGAGATGAAGAAGTGTCTTGGGCTCCTAGGCTCAGATGGGTGATCATGGGggaaatactatttatttattagtatcagggatggaacccaggccctcccacatgctaggctacattcccagtcctccactttttttttttttttcttttttgaaaagaagGTTTGAAAACGAAGTTGccggggctggcctcaaacttggcaatcctcctacctcagcgtAAGGAGTAAGCTACAtttaggtgtgtgctaccacacctggcaggGAACTACTATTTATTAAGGTCCTATTACGTGTCAAGCATGTATACACTATCTCATTTAAACCTTCCTACCTCCCTTATGAAGCTCGTATTATTATCTAGTATAGGACATAATTAAATAACACTTTCTTTGGAAACAGGCAGATTGGGGCCTTGCCAGTAGTGTGACCCTGTGCAACTTTAGTCAAAGAGTTtgttcttctgtaaaatgaggatgttGATTCCTACCTTGAAGTGTTGTTAGATGCTTAATAATTAATACTTATATCTCAGTGAAGAAACAGGATCCAGTTTAGTAATTTGGTCAAGGTCACATAATTTGGTAAATAGCAGATCTGAGATTGATTCCGGTTTAACTCTATAGCCAATGATCTGTTCACAACCTTTTTGTAATTAGTTAATATCATCTTGAGCAAGTCTCATTAAGTACTCTGGGCCTCTGATTCCTCATGTGAAAAACGGGGATAATATGTGTATTTACAGAGTTCATTCATTACACTGGGTGTGCAAGGTGTGCAAGTAAATGAACTGCAGCTCTTTCCTGTATTTATTCCACTAAGGTAAtttattcttaacttttaaaatggtCCTCACATATACTTAACCAAGCGGGAGCAGCTGCACAAACATTATTACTGTACtcattcccttttatttcctcttctttcctcttccacctAGGCTCCCGCCCCACCCAGCATCAGGCCACGCCCCGGCGTGCGACGTCATCACGTCTCGTACGTCGCGGCGCGGCGCTTACTGGGGGCCCGGCTTTCGcccgctgctgccgccgccgccgccggccgCGGCTGCTCTCCCAAGATGGCGGCTCCTCCGGGCGAGTACTTCAGCGTTGGGAGCCAGGTGTCGTGCCGGACGTGCCAGGAGCAGCGGCTGCAGGGCGAGGTGGTAGCCTTCGACTACCAGTCCAAAATGCTGGCTTTAAGTATCCTTCCCTGCGTGGAGCCCGAGGCCGGGCCAGCGTGTAGGTGCggtggtggggggggtgggggacgACGGCGGCGGCTAGGGCCCTCTCCGGGCCTAGGGGCGACCGGCTACCGCGGCGCCCGGGGCGCATGCGCATGGTCTTgagctcccctccccctcccgctAGCCCTTTGGTCCGCTTGGGGTCCCTGTCTCCCATCCCTTGTGGGAGCTGGCCCCAAACGAGGGTCAGTGGGTGGAGGGGTGCTTGACACGCGGGCGGCTTTTCGTGGGAAACGCCATGAGAGGGGACACAGTGATTAGGAGAAGGGGTAGTGGTGGGAGGGGGCTGGTGGATTGGAGCCCGGATGGAGTGGGGGGCGGGTAAAATCATAGAGTGAGGGGGTGTGTAGGGTAAGGGACTGTTTGTAGGGCCAGGGTATGGAATTTAGGAGCGGGTGTCTGCTGATGGGATTTGGTCCAAGAAAGGGCGGTGGGATGGTGACCATTTGGGCCTTGCCTGGTTGTGAGAAGAGTAACTGCAGGACAGAGTTTGTGTCTGAACTGGTGGCTCGTTTTGCTGATGCTTGTGTTTGCGTGGTCCTGGTATGGGGGGAGTGTTGGTTTTTAGGTTTCTCAGTCACTTGGAATTTGCTGTTTTGAGGATGTTTGCATTGGAAGCCTGTTCCAGAGAGGGCTTGCCACGTTTTTCAGGGGCCCATGTATGGGTGTTTGGGTTACAGGTGACAgtaatgtctccttttttcttGCTTAATCCAGCACATGGGAGTCCTGACTTTTTTATAGTAGTACCCTCCTTTTTGAAAGTAGCAGTGTTAAACTGAATGGAAAAGCTGGCATGCACCTTTGGGATGGAAGTGATTTCTGAATTACCCAGGAAACTCAGTCTTGGGAACAAAACACTTCCTGGTTAGAATAAATTTGCCAGGTCTTCTCTTTTTATTGGAGCTACAGGTGGGTttcttggatttattttattttatttttattttttttgaggagtAGTCCTTTATGGTGTATTTCAAAAGGAAGTTTCCTACTGAGTCTGCTGCCTTTGAGTGgcatgcattttaattcatttaaccaCTAGTTGTAGATTTCTAGTTTAAGAAGGTGTCTTCTTAAACTAATTAGGACAAGAACAGTTGCATTTTCGTTCTTTTTTAAACAAGAGGTCACACCTGgaccaaattctttttcttcagtggTTTAGTTGGAAGTATCTTAGAAGAAGGACTTACTCTACTTTTAATTGGTATACAGCAGGCTCTTAGTAAATagttgaatggatggatgaatgaatggattaacTAGTTGGGCACGTTGGGTGAGTTTCCTTTCCAGtgctgtagttttcttttctgcaaaatgGGAAATCTCAaacctaaaaaactaaaaagggcatCGTACTGTATTATACCAAGAAGAAAAAGTACTGGCTCTTCGTTGTGTTTCATAGGTTCTAGGCTAACAGTACATAAGACTCTAAAACTGCTTTATGCCTCTCCGTAAAACCCATAGAAATTGACAGAAACCCCTTTGAAGGCTTCCAATTATGGGTTGTGTATGGATATAAAATCcttgaaatattttggttatgGGTTTGGACAGGAGAAAGGTTAACAGATTTCCTGAAGAGAGCTTTGAATCTTGTGAGACCCTTTTGCTTGTGGCATCATGCCTATTACACAAGCCTTGTGTGAATTGTGTTTTCTCTGTTCCTTTGGGTTGTGCCTCTGCTTGCCCTGTTTTCCTTAACTTTATTTTCTCACCAGAATGTCCCTCTTCCAGTGGAAAGCCCAACCATGCAGACATCTTGCTCATAAACTTACAGTATGTTTCAGAAGTGGAAATAATTAATGACCGAACAGAAACCCCTCCTCCCCTAGCTTCACTCAATGTTAGTAAGGTAAGGACTCAAGGATTGGTCTGGCTCTCCAAAATGGTGGGAAAGATGAGCCCCATTAACGTTTATACATTGTTGTCTGTTTTTCATTGACATATGATTGCTTGTtctgatatctttttaaaaaatatatttgtttagtttttctctttatttttggatatCTGCAAACCTTAAGAAGCATCTTGGcttggggtgtgactcagtggtaggatgcttgcttagcatgcatgagaccctgctgtttgatccctagcacatacaaaacaacaacaacaacaaaaaacagaactaaTACCCAAATAGCATTGAGAACTTGCTTTTACCCTTTGTGAAAAagggcttattttaaaaatctggagtCTACATGAACTTCTGGTGGTGGTAAGGTTGGATGAGGGGTGTTGCCTACCAACCTTCTGAAGTTGTGTAATGTGGATATGTGCATACATGAATGTATTTGTTGCGTAAAGAACTGGAGCATTTTTCAGATTCACAAATTAGAAAGCTGCTGCCTTAgagtttcatttttgtctttatgtTTGAATTTTGAGGTCTAACATTTCTTCAGATGTTTAGGGTATATTTTAAGCTTCCATGTGCAAATTGATCTCTGGGAACCCAGGTCTTTATTTAGACTCTTCAGTTCATTTAGCCAAAGTTCATGTCGATTAATAATAAAATGCCCCAATCTCGTTCCATATCTATACTGTCTCCTGTAGTTAGAAAACACTTTTTTCTAGAATGATTGGGACCTTATCCATTAGAACTCAGTTAAATGGCACTTCTTCCAAGAAGTCTTCTTTGATGACCAGGCTAACGTAATTTGC
Proteins encoded in this region:
- the G6pc3 gene encoding glucose-6-phosphatase 3 isoform X2 produces the protein MESALGAGIAMAEALQNRLPWLENVWLWVTFLGDPKILFLFYFPAAYYASRRVGIAVLWISLITEWLNLVFKWFLFGDRPFWWVHESGYYSQAPARVHQFPSSCETGPGSPSGHCMITGAAFWPIMTALSSQVAARARRCYPGLADDSTGAHGTGIKLLRIDGTGPHAGCQPHLLDPFFTGPRSFLVHQPSLQVV